The Clostridium sp. AWRP genome has a window encoding:
- a CDS encoding P-II family nitrogen regulator codes for MLLIKAIIRPEKASEVLSELCDAGFPAVTKFDVVGRGKQRGVKVGEIFYDEIPKQMLLIVVKDEDKDDIIKIITKSAKTGNKGAFGDGKIFVTPVEEVYTISSGTNEL; via the coding sequence ATGTTATTGATAAAAGCTATTATAAGACCTGAAAAAGCATCAGAAGTTCTATCAGAATTATGCGATGCGGGATTTCCGGCAGTTACTAAATTTGATGTAGTAGGTAGAGGTAAACAAAGAGGAGTGAAAGTAGGAGAAATATTTTACGACGAAATACCAAAACAAATGCTGCTCATAGTAGTAAAAGATGAAGATAAGGATGATATTATAAAAATCATTACTAAAAGTGCAAAAACCGGTAATAAAGGAGCTTTTGGAGACGGAAAAATATTTGTAACTCCTGTGGAGGAAGTATATACAATAAGTTCCGGCACAAATGAATTATAA
- a CDS encoding transposase — MSRKNRLWREGSILHITVRGNRKEDIFKSKEDYYVYLRNLQHAIKFYNNQFEILSYCLMTNHIHLQIETKSVHIKKLMGKINTFYAKYFNNKYDYHGHLFQGRYGSQIIDSDSYILEASRYISLNPVRANIVKKPEDYKWSSYPMLIGKRKEKLINSDRILSYFIQSRKRELYRMYVEDAIR; from the coding sequence ATGTCAAGAAAAAATAGATTATGGCGTGAAGGTTCAATTTTGCATATTACAGTTAGAGGAAACCGAAAGGAAGATATATTTAAAAGTAAAGAAGACTATTATGTTTATCTTAGAAATTTACAGCATGCTATAAAATTTTATAACAACCAATTTGAAATATTAAGTTATTGTCTGATGACTAATCACATTCATCTTCAAATTGAAACAAAAAGTGTTCATATAAAAAAATTAATGGGAAAAATAAATACTTTTTACGCTAAGTATTTTAATAATAAATATGATTATCATGGGCACCTTTTTCAGGGACGGTATGGTTCTCAAATAATAGACAGCGATAGCTATATTTTAGAAGCAAGCAGATACATAAGTTTAAATCCAGTGAGGGCTAACATAGTTAAAAAACCAGAAGATTATAAATGGAGCAGTTATCCTATGTTAATAGGTAAAAGAAAAGAAAAACTAATTAATTCGGATAGAATACTTTCTTATTTCATTCAGAGCAGAAAGAGAGAACTATATAGAATGTACGTGGAAGATGCAATAAGGTGA
- a CDS encoding metallophosphoesterase family protein → MKIAVISDIHGNLEALKAALCHIEKKSIDTIICLGDLVGYGPYPNEVIQLVREKHILNILGNYDAAVLEEKFNYIRDNEINKFCMPWAAEELSEENRDYLKSLPGEIVLNFKNKKFHFVHGSNRSINEYLKENSKEAEEAMDVLKEDVLICAHTHIPYRKKYGDKILLNDGSIGKPKIGRPNGTYLIMESGEDVKSNIVEFTYDYEKTVKAMEEKGIHKACIENIKTGIE, encoded by the coding sequence ATGAAGATAGCAGTTATTTCCGATATACACGGAAATTTGGAAGCACTTAAAGCAGCACTTTGCCATATAGAAAAGAAAAGCATTGACACTATCATATGTCTTGGGGATTTGGTAGGATATGGACCTTATCCTAATGAAGTAATTCAGCTTGTAAGAGAAAAGCACATATTAAATATACTTGGCAACTACGATGCAGCAGTGCTTGAGGAAAAATTTAATTACATAAGAGACAATGAAATCAATAAATTTTGTATGCCTTGGGCAGCAGAAGAACTATCAGAGGAAAACAGGGATTACTTAAAGTCCCTTCCTGGAGAAATAGTACTTAATTTTAAAAATAAGAAATTTCATTTTGTACATGGAAGCAATAGATCCATAAATGAATACTTAAAGGAAAATTCAAAAGAAGCGGAAGAAGCAATGGATGTGCTAAAAGAAGATGTTCTAATATGTGCTCACACTCATATTCCTTATAGAAAGAAATACGGTGATAAAATTCTCTTAAATGATGGAAGTATTGGAAAACCTAAAATAGGCAGACCTAATGGAACTTATCTTATAATGGAATCGGGCGAAGATGTAAAAAGTAATATTGTAGAATTTACCTATGACTATGAAAAAACAGTAAAGGCCATGGAGGAAAAAGGCATACACAAAGCCTGTATAGAAAATATAAAAACTGGAATAGAATAG
- the safA gene encoding SafA/ExsA family spore coat assembly protein yields MKKSFLSSFILCLVLSTGAVHAQSSTYTVVSGDTMWKIAVKNQVGISELIASNPQIANPAMIMPGQKISIPNIDVKTMENQVISLVNKARVNSGLQPFKANWELSRVARYKSQDMASKGYFNHTSPTYGSPFTMMQNFGIKFTAAGENIAMGQRTAQGVMNSWMNSPGHRANILNTSFNQIGVGLAKNSNGTCYWTQQFIR; encoded by the coding sequence TTGAAAAAAAGTTTTTTATCAAGCTTTATATTATGTCTTGTATTGTCTACAGGCGCAGTTCACGCACAATCTTCAACTTATACGGTAGTGTCTGGAGATACCATGTGGAAAATTGCAGTAAAAAATCAAGTGGGAATAAGTGAACTTATAGCTTCCAATCCCCAGATTGCAAATCCTGCAATGATAATGCCAGGACAAAAGATATCTATTCCAAATATAGATGTAAAAACAATGGAAAATCAAGTTATAAGTCTGGTAAATAAAGCAAGAGTAAATTCAGGATTACAACCATTTAAAGCAAATTGGGAACTATCAAGAGTGGCCAGATACAAATCTCAAGATATGGCTAGCAAAGGATATTTTAATCATACATCTCCTACCTACGGTTCACCTTTTACCATGATGCAAAACTTCGGCATAAAATTTACTGCTGCTGGTGAAAATATTGCCATGGGACAAAGAACCGCACAGGGGGTAATGAATTCATGGATGAACTCTCCAGGACATAGAGCCAACATTTTAAATACAAGTTTCAATCAAATAGGAGTTGGTCTCGCTAAAAATTCTAATGGAACATGCTATTGGACCCAGCAATTTATCCGATGA
- a CDS encoding insulinase family protein gives MKISLKKATTVIVAFFMLFSSCNVAFSNETAYAADTNVTSCNEIGKTYYGFQLTSVKDIPKVNSTVMQFTHVKTGAKLMYLKNDDTQRVFDISFRTPTSDNSGVNHIIEHSVLDGSKNYPVKSPFQQMLKSSLGSFINAMTGADYTTFPAASTNEQDLKNLMGVYLDAVFFPNVITDPNIFKQEGWRYDLTSKDSPLSVNGVVYNEMKGDYSNPQWLLRNAVNQSLFPDTSYKWDSGGNPENIPSLTRDQLISTYKKNYTPSNSYIYLYGKLDIGQYLQYIDQNYLSKFDKVNVDTSVKTQKSLSNIPDKIASYPVPKDGDTKKKTYLSLNFVTGNIGDKETNAALTFLNYLLMGTDNAPLKKALTEKGIAENVSSSFSMNGIQPVFSISAANSDESSKEIFEKTIFDTLKNISKNGFDKDFLKSALESYDISDRSEKLVTPMLGGNGLVLSQTALSTWVYDKDPTMYFDTSDIMEKIKKSDSNKYFTNLIDKYLISNNYHSMVVLKPEAGLESKNAEATAKKLADYKNQIGEAGVNSLLKATEDFNTWQKSGDSKEALETLPKLSLKDIKPELPNLSYKVESQSGMKVLTHNADLNGLSNISLYFDTSKVPQDKLHYLSLLSSLLGNVDTKEHNYDQISNEMLQYVGSTVGFTPSAVASNKDPNTYKPKLTVSLLAPDENISKSLNLTEEIINDSQFTNKQRIKQIIEQNKSALQAALTSGSGAAAIMRMSSYMSESGRYSEELTGLSYYKFLQDLDSNFDSKWDEISKNLNDIRKLAFNRNDLIATYSGNKTTSETFKKELNRISPKINSQVLPQQKYTFAQPDKNTAFSSTAKVQTIIQVGDFKKAGYTYSGKMMVLQNVLDNGYLWNKVRTTGGAYGVQSALSPNGEVILASMRDPNLKETLDAFQGTVNYLKNFQATDSEMTNYIIGAIKSFVNLKSSGPLEESSLCDSMYLTNSSVNDLLNYEKDALSTTPDDIRNYGNMLDQVLKQNIYFAEGSADKIEQNKQLFNEIINMQK, from the coding sequence ATGAAAATATCTTTGAAAAAAGCAACGACTGTTATTGTAGCATTTTTCATGCTGTTTTCTTCTTGTAATGTGGCATTTTCTAATGAAACTGCCTATGCAGCAGATACAAATGTTACAAGCTGTAACGAGATTGGAAAGACCTATTATGGATTCCAACTTACTTCAGTGAAGGATATACCAAAAGTTAATTCTACTGTTATGCAATTTACTCATGTAAAAACAGGTGCAAAACTAATGTATCTTAAAAACGATGATACTCAGAGAGTTTTTGATATCAGTTTTCGCACCCCTACTTCAGACAACAGTGGTGTAAATCATATTATTGAACACTCAGTTCTTGATGGTTCCAAGAATTATCCTGTAAAATCTCCATTTCAGCAAATGCTTAAGAGCTCCCTGGGTTCTTTCATCAATGCTATGACAGGTGCTGATTATACTACATTTCCTGCAGCAAGTACAAATGAGCAGGATCTTAAAAACCTTATGGGAGTATATTTGGATGCAGTGTTTTTCCCAAATGTTATTACTGACCCTAATATATTTAAGCAGGAAGGTTGGCGCTATGATCTAACATCTAAGGATTCACCTCTTTCAGTTAACGGTGTTGTGTACAATGAAATGAAGGGCGACTATTCAAATCCTCAGTGGCTTTTACGTAATGCAGTAAATCAATCACTGTTTCCTGATACTTCTTATAAATGGGATTCAGGTGGAAATCCAGAGAATATTCCTTCTCTTACAAGAGATCAGTTAATTTCAACTTACAAGAAAAACTATACACCGTCAAACAGCTACATATATTTATATGGTAAATTAGATATAGGACAATATCTTCAATATATTGATCAAAATTACTTAAGCAAATTTGACAAAGTTAATGTAGATACTTCCGTTAAAACCCAAAAATCACTGTCTAATATACCTGATAAAATAGCTTCTTATCCTGTTCCTAAGGATGGAGACACAAAAAAGAAGACTTATCTTTCTTTAAATTTTGTTACGGGTAATATAGGCGATAAGGAAACAAATGCAGCATTAACGTTTTTGAATTATTTACTTATGGGAACAGACAATGCTCCTCTTAAAAAAGCACTTACAGAAAAGGGTATTGCAGAAAATGTAAGTTCTTCATTTAGTATGAATGGTATTCAGCCAGTATTTTCAATTAGTGCAGCTAATTCTGATGAATCTTCAAAAGAAATTTTTGAAAAAACTATTTTTGATACTCTAAAGAATATTTCAAAAAATGGATTTGATAAAGATTTTCTTAAATCTGCCCTTGAGTCCTATGACATAAGCGATCGATCTGAAAAGCTTGTAACACCTATGCTTGGTGGAAACGGTCTTGTATTATCCCAAACTGCATTGTCCACATGGGTATATGATAAAGATCCTACCATGTATTTTGATACAAGTGACATAATGGAAAAGATAAAGAAATCAGATTCCAATAAATATTTTACAAATTTAATTGACAAATACCTGATTTCAAACAACTATCACTCAATGGTTGTATTAAAACCTGAAGCCGGTCTTGAAAGTAAGAATGCTGAAGCTACAGCTAAAAAACTTGCAGATTATAAAAATCAAATAGGAGAAGCAGGTGTTAATTCACTTTTAAAAGCTACTGAGGATTTTAATACATGGCAAAAAAGTGGAGATTCAAAGGAAGCACTGGAAACTTTACCAAAGCTTTCACTTAAGGATATCAAACCTGAATTACCAAATTTAAGCTATAAGGTGGAAAGTCAATCAGGTATGAAAGTTCTTACCCATAATGCAGATTTAAATGGGCTTTCAAATATAAGTCTTTACTTTGATACATCAAAGGTTCCACAGGATAAATTACATTATTTAAGCCTGCTTTCGTCTTTGCTTGGAAATGTAGATACTAAGGAACATAATTATGATCAGATTTCAAATGAAATGCTGCAGTATGTAGGAAGTACTGTTGGTTTTACACCTTCGGCAGTAGCAAGCAATAAAGATCCTAATACCTATAAGCCTAAATTAACAGTATCACTTTTAGCACCTGACGAAAATATCTCAAAGTCTCTTAATTTAACTGAAGAAATTATAAATGACAGCCAGTTTACAAATAAGCAGAGAATAAAACAAATTATTGAGCAAAATAAATCAGCCCTACAGGCAGCTTTAACTTCAGGATCAGGCGCGGCTGCAATTATGCGAATGAGTTCCTACATGAGTGAAAGTGGGAGATACAGTGAAGAGCTTACAGGACTTTCCTATTATAAGTTCTTACAGGACCTGGACAGCAACTTTGATTCAAAATGGGATGAGATTTCTAAAAATTTAAATGATATACGCAAACTTGCATTTAACAGAAATGACCTTATAGCAACTTACAGCGGAAATAAAACTACTTCTGAAACCTTCAAAAAAGAATTAAACCGTATAAGCCCTAAGATCAACTCTCAGGTACTTCCACAGCAAAAATATACTTTTGCACAACCTGATAAAAATACAGCTTTTTCTTCCACAGCAAAAGTACAAACAATAATACAGGTTGGAGATTTTAAAAAAGCTGGTTATACCTATAGTGGAAAGATGATGGTACTGCAAAACGTATTGGACAACGGATATCTTTGGAATAAGGTAAGGACAACCGGAGGTGCCTATGGAGTCCAATCTGCATTATCACCTAATGGTGAAGTTATACTTGCATCAATGAGAGATCCAAACCTTAAAGAAACCTTAGATGCCTTTCAAGGTACGGTAAACTACCTTAAAAACTTTCAGGCAACAGACAGCGAAATGACAAATTACATTATAGGAGCTATTAAAAGTTTTGTAAATTTAAAATCCAGTGGACCTCTCGAGGAAAGTTCGCTTTGTGATTCAATGTATCTTACAAATTCTTCTGTAAATGATCTTTTGAACTATGAGAAAGATGCACTTTCAACTACACCAGATGATATAAGAAATTATGGAAATATGCTGGATCAAGTTCTAAAACAAAATATATACTTTGCAGAGGGTTCCGCAGATAAGATTGAGCAAAACAAACAATTATTTAATGAGATTATAAATATGCAGAAATAA
- a CDS encoding cell wall-binding repeat-containing protein, producing MSKKSTKALASATLMSLVLTTALSAGPVKAAQGPVTRVGGGDRYATAATVATKNWTTSDNVVLVSGEGYADAVSASALAKKLNAPILLTTSNSLSSEAETALNTLKPKTVYVVGGNASISQSIRDGLKSKYTLKELGGQNRYETNVAVAKELVSLGVSASNVMVVGGEGYSDALSVAPVAAAKGQILLLANNNKDSIQSVINFVKDNSSKVTIVGTTGVISDAIKGALGSDATRVNGGTDRFATNLAVLNQFKSDLKTDHLYVANASSATPDNLYADALVASALAGKYTAPLVLVDKDKTTATDNAVTYIKGENAKDIEVIGGTAVVPDSIIEEITGKTPTPTDAAVSSISSNGLNQIKVVFNGEVDEDTAETISNYKVDGTTLNDNGTKDNVTAPDGNSAKAVLQDDNKTVLITLSKARKQSDSVDVTVKKGILSSDKSQTVPELTQAVSFNDTTAPTIQSVEARGNNKLTVKFSEPLNLAGTTVSNIASKFKINDKNITSFGLDTGSYSAVDDYVIGNNNTPSNPEVWSNKIEFYFNTQLPNGNNTLKITDGDETQSNGSAGKLSSAGQFPFKETSQTFDVSTMTGAPQITGISAEDNGKIYVNFDRPMDTKTAKTATYYGINGDDNHPAAGDIDLKKGDTQVKISNVSGKLNKNSNTIYIKNDVKDAYGNKVADDTRKPFNLDEDTTKPTVSSVSALDDTTIRVRFSKDVDAVYATNVSNYKLRDNSGTVITDEIVAKNPASSSYQDNQAITIPGKSKKPNDGDSTDVVDLHVNKKLTDAKYTLTIKNIIDTAKTPNTMDDVDMPFDGSNDVTPTVTGTYVLSSNVEDYQQKVIVYFNKEMDSSSLSDVSNYKFTNASGDYNQLPSGTTITPSNDNKSAVVKFPSSYGTSVSSKTGDNLVTALDVIGVKDVNGKTLGVAYSGTIGNTNPNLAVIDPNSVRFTYVDASGNLTDDLSVQFKFKNPIDSLDFTDFRVNGVEPSTGSLNGDVVTLKFNDGDAALGVVANNTVTPATPATLEVLASGFKGQSAKYNPTKAEAVKFDGKAALITTVPQADIHTTDVSGSKITEIKASDNIKAYDYSSAPKTIADEWNAGAIDASNSYVDVVFDTPIDSNGINVDDFVFNDGNGNTLTPTSASISDGTGVGNEGNTVRFKFNTPISSFKGIVKVRIKSTASIKTPKDADNTNAYYKASSDDTAPRTITIGTVGAVK from the coding sequence ATGAGTAAGAAAAGTACAAAGGCACTTGCAAGTGCTACACTTATGTCCTTGGTATTAACAACAGCTTTATCAGCAGGTCCTGTTAAAGCAGCACAAGGACCAGTAACAAGAGTAGGTGGCGGTGACAGATATGCAACAGCTGCAACAGTTGCTACAAAAAACTGGACAACTTCAGACAATGTCGTTTTAGTATCAGGTGAAGGATATGCAGATGCAGTAAGCGCTTCAGCATTAGCTAAGAAATTAAATGCACCTATACTTTTAACTACATCAAATTCACTTAGCTCAGAGGCAGAAACTGCATTGAACACATTAAAACCAAAGACTGTATATGTTGTTGGAGGAAATGCTTCAATTTCACAGAGCATAAGAGATGGTCTTAAATCCAAATATACTTTAAAAGAGTTAGGTGGACAAAACAGATATGAAACTAATGTAGCAGTAGCTAAAGAATTAGTTAGTTTAGGAGTTAGTGCTAGCAATGTTATGGTAGTCGGTGGAGAAGGATATTCAGATGCACTTTCCGTAGCACCAGTAGCAGCAGCAAAAGGACAAATTCTATTATTGGCAAACAACAATAAGGATTCAATCCAATCAGTAATTAATTTTGTAAAAGACAATAGTTCCAAAGTTACAATTGTTGGAACTACAGGTGTTATAAGCGATGCAATAAAGGGTGCTTTGGGTTCAGATGCAACTAGAGTAAATGGTGGAACAGATAGATTTGCAACTAACCTTGCTGTATTAAATCAATTCAAGAGTGATTTAAAGACTGACCACTTATATGTAGCAAATGCAAGTTCAGCTACACCAGACAACCTTTATGCAGATGCATTAGTTGCTTCCGCATTAGCAGGAAAATATACTGCACCATTAGTATTAGTTGACAAAGATAAGACAACTGCAACAGATAACGCTGTAACTTATATTAAGGGCGAAAATGCAAAGGATATAGAAGTAATAGGTGGAACAGCAGTTGTTCCTGATTCAATAATTGAGGAGATTACAGGTAAGACTCCTACTCCTACTGATGCTGCAGTTAGCTCAATAAGTTCTAATGGATTAAATCAAATCAAAGTTGTATTTAATGGAGAAGTAGATGAAGATACAGCTGAAACAATATCTAATTATAAAGTTGATGGAACAACATTAAATGATAATGGTACTAAAGATAATGTAACTGCTCCAGATGGAAATAGTGCTAAAGCAGTACTTCAGGATGATAATAAAACAGTTTTAATTACTCTTTCAAAGGCAAGAAAACAGTCTGATAGTGTAGATGTAACAGTAAAAAAAGGTATATTGTCTTCAGATAAATCACAAACTGTTCCAGAGTTAACTCAAGCTGTAAGCTTTAATGATACTACAGCACCTACAATCCAGTCAGTAGAAGCTAGAGGAAATAATAAACTAACAGTTAAATTTTCCGAACCTCTTAACTTAGCTGGAACAACAGTAAGTAACATAGCAAGTAAGTTTAAAATAAATGATAAGAATATAACAAGCTTTGGACTTGATACAGGTTCTTATTCAGCAGTTGATGACTATGTTATAGGAAATAACAATACTCCTTCTAATCCTGAAGTTTGGTCAAATAAGATTGAGTTCTATTTTAATACGCAGCTTCCAAATGGAAACAATACTTTAAAGATAACAGATGGTGATGAAACTCAATCTAATGGTTCAGCTGGAAAATTATCAAGTGCAGGACAATTTCCATTTAAGGAAACTTCTCAAACTTTTGATGTATCAACAATGACAGGTGCTCCACAGATAACAGGTATATCAGCTGAAGATAATGGAAAGATATATGTTAATTTTGACAGACCAATGGATACTAAGACTGCTAAAACTGCAACTTATTATGGAATAAATGGAGATGACAATCATCCAGCAGCTGGAGATATAGATCTTAAAAAAGGTGATACTCAAGTTAAGATAAGTAATGTATCTGGAAAACTTAATAAAAATTCAAATACAATTTATATAAAAAATGATGTAAAGGATGCTTATGGAAATAAAGTAGCTGACGATACAAGAAAGCCTTTTAATTTGGATGAAGACACTACTAAGCCAACAGTAAGTTCAGTTAGTGCCCTTGATGACACTACTATTCGTGTTAGATTTAGCAAAGATGTAGATGCAGTTTATGCCACAAATGTATCTAATTATAAGTTGAGAGATAATAGTGGAACTGTTATAACCGATGAAATAGTAGCAAAAAATCCAGCTAGTTCTAGTTATCAGGATAATCAGGCTATTACTATTCCAGGTAAATCAAAAAAGCCTAATGATGGAGATTCAACAGATGTAGTTGATTTACATGTAAATAAAAAATTGACTGATGCTAAATACACTTTGACAATTAAAAATATAATAGATACAGCAAAGACTCCAAATACCATGGATGATGTAGATATGCCTTTTGATGGTTCCAATGATGTTACACCAACAGTAACAGGAACTTATGTATTATCATCCAATGTAGAAGATTACCAACAAAAAGTTATTGTATACTTTAATAAGGAAATGGATTCAAGTTCTCTTAGTGATGTTTCAAATTATAAATTTACAAATGCTAGTGGAGATTATAATCAACTTCCAAGTGGAACTACTATTACACCAAGTAATGACAATAAGAGTGCAGTAGTAAAATTCCCATCTAGTTATGGTACAAGTGTATCTTCAAAAACAGGCGATAATTTAGTTACAGCCCTAGATGTAATTGGCGTTAAGGATGTTAATGGAAAAACTTTAGGGGTTGCTTATTCAGGAACTATAGGAAATACTAATCCAAATCTTGCAGTAATTGATCCTAATTCAGTTAGATTTACTTATGTAGATGCAAGTGGTAATTTAACAGATGATTTAAGTGTTCAATTTAAGTTTAAGAATCCAATAGACAGTTTAGATTTTACTGATTTTAGAGTAAATGGAGTAGAGCCAAGTACAGGATCTCTTAATGGAGATGTTGTTACATTGAAATTTAATGATGGCGATGCTGCTCTGGGAGTAGTTGCAAATAACACTGTAACACCTGCAACACCTGCAACATTGGAAGTTTTAGCTTCAGGATTTAAAGGTCAGAGCGCAAAATATAATCCAACTAAAGCAGAAGCAGTTAAGTTTGATGGTAAAGCTGCATTAATTACTACTGTACCTCAAGCTGATATACACACAACTGATGTATCTGGTAGTAAAATAACTGAAATAAAAGCAAGTGACAATATTAAAGCTTATGATTATAGCTCAGCACCAAAGACTATAGCTGATGAATGGAATGCAGGAGCTATTGATGCTTCTAACTCATATGTTGATGTAGTATTTGATACTCCAATTGATAGCAATGGAATTAATGTAGATGACTTTGTATTTAATGATGGAAATGGAAATACATTAACACCTACTTCAGCATCAATTTCTGATGGTACAGGAGTTGGTAATGAAGGTAATACTGTTAGATTCAAATTTAATACTCCAATTAGTAGCTTTAAGGGAATAGTTAAAGTTAGAATTAAATCTACAGCATCAATTAAAACACCTAAAGATGCAGACAATACAAATGCTTATTATAAAGCATCTAGTGATGATACAGCTCCTAGAACAATTACAATAGGTACAGTGGGTGCAGTTAAATAG
- the nifH gene encoding nitrogenase iron protein: MRQVAIYGKGGIGKSTTTQNLTAGLAEIGKKIMVVGCDPKADSTRLLLGGLAQKTVLDTLREEGEDVDLDEILKKGYGGIKCVESGGPEPGVGCAGRGIITSINMLEQLGAYDDDLDYVFYDVLGDVVCGGFAMPIREGKAQEIYIVASGEMMAMYAANNISKGISKFANSGGVRLGGIICNSRKVENERELLEAFAKKLGTQLIYFVPRSHDVQKAEINKKTVIEFSPEVEQADEYRALAKAIDGNDMFVIPKPMAQDDLEAILMEHGLMD, encoded by the coding sequence ATGAGACAAGTAGCTATTTATGGAAAAGGTGGTATTGGAAAATCTACTACTACACAAAACTTAACTGCAGGATTAGCAGAAATCGGAAAAAAAATAATGGTAGTAGGATGTGACCCTAAAGCAGATTCAACTAGATTACTTCTAGGAGGGCTTGCACAAAAGACAGTCCTTGATACTTTGAGAGAAGAAGGAGAAGATGTAGACTTAGATGAAATATTAAAAAAAGGATATGGTGGAATAAAATGTGTTGAATCAGGTGGACCTGAACCTGGTGTTGGATGTGCTGGCAGAGGTATTATAACTTCAATTAACATGCTTGAACAACTCGGCGCTTATGATGATGATTTGGATTATGTTTTTTATGATGTACTAGGTGATGTTGTATGTGGTGGTTTTGCAATGCCAATACGTGAAGGCAAGGCACAGGAAATATATATAGTAGCTAGTGGTGAGATGATGGCCATGTATGCGGCAAATAACATATCAAAAGGCATAAGTAAATTTGCAAACAGTGGTGGAGTTAGATTAGGAGGTATTATATGCAACAGTAGAAAAGTTGAAAATGAGAGGGAATTACTTGAAGCTTTTGCAAAAAAGCTTGGAACTCAACTTATCTATTTTGTACCAAGAAGTCACGATGTTCAAAAAGCAGAAATAAATAAGAAGACTGTTATAGAGTTTAGTCCTGAAGTTGAACAAGCAGATGAATATAGGGCGCTTGCAAAAGCTATAGATGGAAATGATATGTTTGTAATACCAAAGCCAATGGCACAAGATGATTTGGAAGCTATACTTATGGAACATGGGTTGATGGATTAA
- a CDS encoding helix-turn-helix transcriptional regulator codes for MLENTTLTPQEVADMLKIAKNTVYELIKRGELNGYKVGKKIRVDLKDVENYKNKTKHTTQNESIDVKENDLSSPDIFYPTRDNNNGGFIICGQDVLLDILSRYIEIRCPGTRTFRSYVGSYSGLLSLYMGKIQVATAHLWDGDSNEYNIPFVRRLLPGIPTVIIHLACRMQGFYVAKGNPKKIKGFEDLKRPDITMINREKGCGTRILLDEHLRLLNISGSDIKGYTKEHFSHLEIASTVARGDADVGLGNEKTALQVNNVDFIPIQKERYDLVMKKEDINKPPFNSILEILRSNQFKSELLGIGGYDLTEMGNIIAEL; via the coding sequence ATGTTAGAAAATACAACATTAACTCCCCAGGAAGTTGCCGATATGCTAAAAATAGCTAAAAATACAGTATATGAATTGATTAAAAGAGGAGAATTGAACGGCTATAAAGTTGGCAAGAAAATTAGAGTTGATTTAAAAGATGTAGAAAATTATAAAAATAAGACAAAACACACTACACAAAATGAATCCATTGATGTTAAAGAAAATGATCTATCTTCTCCTGATATTTTTTATCCTACAAGAGATAATAATAATGGAGGCTTTATAATATGCGGACAGGATGTACTTCTCGATATTTTATCCAGATACATAGAGATTCGCTGCCCTGGTACTAGAACTTTCCGTTCCTACGTAGGAAGCTACAGTGGACTTTTATCACTTTACATGGGAAAAATACAGGTAGCCACAGCTCATCTCTGGGATGGTGATTCAAATGAATATAACATACCATTTGTAAGAAGATTACTTCCTGGAATTCCAACTGTAATAATTCATCTTGCCTGCAGGATGCAGGGTTTTTATGTAGCTAAAGGTAATCCTAAAAAAATTAAAGGTTTTGAGGATTTAAAAAGACCTGATATTACCATGATAAATAGGGAAAAAGGCTGCGGTACAAGAATCCTCTTAGATGAACATCTTAGATTATTAAATATAAGTGGTAGTGATATAAAAGGCTATACAAAAGAACATTTTTCTCACCTAGAAATAGCTAGTACTGTGGCTAGAGGTGATGCTGATGTAGGACTTGGAAATGAAAAAACAGCCCTTCAAGTTAATAATGTGGATTTTATTCCTATTCAAAAAGAAAGATATGATTTGGTCATGAAGAAGGAGGACATAAATAAACCTCCCTTTAACTCAATACTTGAAATACTCCGTTCAAATCAATTTAAATCAGAACTCCTAGGAATAGGCGGATATGATCTTACTGAAATGGGAAATATAATAGCAGAACTTTAA
- a CDS encoding M domain protein yields MDKETNQIFQLALQKLDNIEKRFDNVEKRFDNVEKRQDEIYNVVKAIEHSNNVRKAEIDNLTHKVAHIEGTVNGVGELIENRRSIK; encoded by the coding sequence TTGGATAAGGAAACAAATCAGATATTTCAACTTGCTTTGCAAAAATTGGATAACATTGAAAAAAGATTTGACAACGTAGAAAAAAGATTTGACAACGTGGAAAAAAGACAGGATGAGATATATAATGTAGTAAAAGCAATAGAACACAGCAATAATGTAAGAAAAGCTGAGATAGATAATTTGACTCACAAAGTAGCACACATAGAAGGGACAGTTAATGGAGTTGGAGAACTAATTGAAAATAGAAGATCAATTAAATGA